Part of the Pedobacter sp. MC2016-14 genome is shown below.
TGGTTATCAAATTGCAAAAAAAGGTAATCTGGTAGGTTCCACACAAACTATATTGGCGAAAGAATTATATCTCAATGGTGTAAATACTTTAGAGCAAGCCTTGCAAGGTAAATTGGCGGGGGTTGTGGTAACGAATACTAGCGGTTTAACAGGAACCAAACAAAGAGTTCGTGTTAGGGGTACCTCTACCTTATCCGGTACTCAGGAACCAATTTGGGTAGTGGATGGAATAATTCAGGAAGATCCGATACCTTTTAATGCACAAACTTTAAACTCAAATGGTGACATTAATTCGGATAACTTCGATTACATCAGAACATTTGTTGGAAACTCTATTAGATGGTTAAATCCAATGGATATAGAAGATATTACCGTATTAAAGGATGCTTCTGCAACGGCCATTTACGGTATCAGAGCGGCAAATGGCGTTATTGTAATTACGACTAAAAAAGGTCAGCTAGGCCCACCGGCAATTAGCTATTCCACTAATTTTAGCACTACTGAAAAAGTAACTTACGATAAGTTGAATTTAATGAACTCTAAAGAGCGTGTTGGCGTGTCAAGGGAGATATTTAGTCGTGGCTTAACTTCAAGTTTTGTAAACAGCAACATTGGCTATGCAGGCGCATTAAATGACTACCTTTATAAAAAGACAATTACAGCTGATGAATTTAATGCTAAAGTAAGTGATTTAGAAACAGCGAATACGGATTGGTTTGATTTGCTTTTTCGTGTACCTATAAGCACCGGACACAATTTAAGTGTTTCTGGAGGAAATGGAAATACCCGCTATTATAGCTCTTTTGGATACAATAATTCTAAAGGCACCGCGATAGGCAATGATGTGACGGGTTTTACAGGAAATTTGTCTATGACCTCGCAATTATCCAGAAAATTTAACATATCTGCACGTTTATCTGCTTCGCAAAATAAAACAAATGGATTTTATATTGTAGATCCTTATGGTTATGCTAAAGATGTAAACCGTGCCATACGCGCCTATACTCCAACAGGAGAATTAAACTTTTATCCAAATAAAGATGGTTATTTGTACAATGCCATCAATGAGCGCAATAATACCGGGAATACCAACAAGGTATTGTCTGCCAATGCAAGTATCAATGCCAATTATCAGATCATAGAAGGTTTAAACTTGCAAAGTTTATTTAGCTATAATGCTACCGCAACTGTAGGTGAATCTTACGCTACTGAACAATCCGAGTATATTGCCCGTACCTACAGGTCATATAATTATGGTGCTTATAAAGCAATAGATGCAAATTACAAGCAGAGTAAAATGCCGGTTGGAGGACAGTATAACCTGGATCAAAATAATAGCAATGCCTGGAGCTGGCGTAACAGCCTCTCATACAATAAAGTTTTTAATCAAAAACACGCTGTATCTTTCATGTTTGGCGAGGAAATTAACAGTACCCAGTATACAGGTTATAGCAATACTTCCTTGGGGTATTTAAGAGACAGGGGTAAATCTTTTGCTGTTCTACCTGTAAGCACAGTTACGGGTACCATTACTACAGTAAACCCATTGACAACTTCTTTAGTACCTAAGGTTACAGACAGGCTTAACAATACCATGGGATTGTATTTAACATCTAGCTATAGCTATGACAGCCGTTATGTTTTCAATATGAGTGTGCGTAATGACCGTTCAAACCGTTTTGGCCAGTTTACCAATGAAAAGTTTAACCCTGTTTGGGCGGGAGGTGCTAAATGGAACATTGCCAACGAGAAATGGTTTACCAGAAGCTACTGGTTGTCTAACTTAAGCCTAAGTGGAACTTTTGGTTACCAAAGAAATATAGCGTCCAACGTAAGTCCTGATTTAATCATCAAAATACCAACGGGGGCAACATCAAATAATACGGACACTTATACAGGAGAAACTCTGCTAACAGTGAGTTCACTGCCTTATGGTGATTTGCGCTGGGAAGAAAATTCCAGCATGAATTTAGGCCTTGATTTTGGTTTATTTAACAGCAAAATTTCAGGTTCATTTCAATATTACAGTAAAAGAGGCAGAGAGTTGATTACCAGTTTATCTGTACCTAGTGAATATGGTGTAACGAGTATGCTGGTTAATGGTGGATCAATGAAAAATGAGGGATATGAAGTGACAGCAAGTTTTGTACCTGTACGCACCAAAGATTTTAGCTGGAATGTAACATTGAATACATCTAAAAATACCAATACCGTTACCAAAATTGGACCGCAAGTTGTGAGTTGGGGTACTGCGGTATCAGGAACCTTGAATAAAGTAGGTATGCCTGTTTCTTCATTCTATGCTTTTAGATTTACTGGAATTGACCCGGTAAGTGGTCGTCCGCAAATTGATTTATCTGTAGCAGCAGGTGCCGATCCAAAAGATCCCACCTCATTTATGAATTATGCAGGTAAAATGGATCCTGATTTTACTTCTGGACTGGGCATGAATTTCAGGTACAAAATGCTTACCTTGAATTCAAGCTTTTATTTACAGGTTGGAGGTAAGAAGTTTTTATCCCCTCTTTATACATTAACTCAAAACCTGCCAACCGAGTATCAAAATTTATCTCGTCAATTGCTTGACCGCTGGTCTACAACCAATACAACAGGTTCGGTGCCAGCATTGCCGGATAGCTCAATACCTAAGTTGTTGTTACCAAATGGCAGTGGGGTAGGTGTGGACATTTACGAAATGTATAATTATAGTACAGACAGATTAGTAAGTGCGTCGGCCTTACGTTGTAATAATATCAATTTGGCCTACACTTTATCCGAAAGTTTCGTGAAGCGTTTAAAGTGTAAAAACATCAATATTGGTGCCGGGGTAAGTAATCCATTCGCTATCAATAGCAAAGACTTTAAAGGCTTAGACGCAGAAGTTGCAACTGGTCAGCAACCAAGAACCAGAACCTACACAATCAATTTAAATTTAAGTTTATAATGAAGGATATGAGAAGATTTATAATATTTTGCCTGATACTTTCAACCACGGTATTGGGTTCTTGCAAAAAATTTCTGGCTGAATATAGTCAGGATGAAATGAGACCAGGTTCTACCGAAGATCTCACAGCGCTAATGAATGGTGATGCTTATCCTTACAACGCACCAATTGATAATTTTGATTTATTAACAGATGATGTACAAAGCAATGGTCTGGCAGTAGTAAACAATGCACAAGTTAGCTCTTATGTAACGCCCTATATGAACGGAACCGCAATTTTTAAGTTTGATCCAACAATGTTTGATTCAAATAATACGATTCCTCCTGGTGCAAATCTGTACCAAACTTGTTATAGCAAAATTAAAGGTTGCAATGTAATTATGGATTACCTGCCAAACGTTGCCGGTACAGAGCAAGCAAAAAATGCTATTGTAGGACAGTGTTTATTTTTGAGAGCTTATTATTATCTTAAATTAGTTACTACGTATTGCCAGCCATATAGCGGTCTTGGCGTTAATCCTGAAACTAGTCTTGGCTTGCCACTAGTTCTATCCAGCGAAGTTCGTGATGGTGGTTTATCGCGGCCTACGCTTAAACAAACGTATGACCAGATTGAAAAAGACTTGCTACAGGCAACATCTTTATTAAAAGCTAATTACGTTCCCTCTAGTCCATATAGAGTAGGGGCAACAGTAGCAAATGCATTGTTGTCTCGTTTTTACTTGTACAGAGGCCTGGATAGCGACGGGGATAAGGTAATTAGTTCCGCAAATGCGGTACTGGCCGAGCGTAACACTTTAACGGCTTTAAGTACCTTTTTTACACCAACTGGTGCATTTTCCAGAACTGGGATTTTCGATCCTGGTAATACAGAAGTCCTATGGATTTATGGCTCTAACCTGCAAAACGATAGAACTTATTTTCCAGCACTTCTAACTGGAGCCACCCCTCCGTACACGGTGTCAACTTCGCTGAGTACACTATATGAGCAAGGCCCTGGTACAACGAATTATGGTGATTTACGCTACCAGATGTACTTTAACACTTATACCAATGGTGGAACATTTCTGTATTTTACGGCAAAATCAACTCAAAATTCAGTTTCAGGAACCAGGGGTTTTAGGTTATCAGAAGTGTACTTGAACAGGACGGAGGCCTTGATTAATCGCTTTATCAAAAGTGGAAATACTGCCGACCGGACTCAAGCATTAGCAGATCTAAATTATTTGAGAAGCAATCGTTACGATACGCGTAATACCGCTTACTCGCCAATTGCCATTACTGATGGTGCCGCATTGTATACATTTTATCAGCAAGAACGCAGGCGGGAGCTGGCTTTAGAAGACGGACACAGGTGGCAAGACATCAAAAGATGGAGACAATCCGTAACGCACGTATATAAAAGTGCGGATGGTGCAAGTACAACATATACACTTCCAGAAAACAGTTTGTTATATGCTTTACCCATTCCATTTACTGCATTAGCCACTAATGTTGATTTAGTGCAAAATCCAAGATAACAATTCGTTCTACTTAAATTTTAAATAACGATGAAAACATATATTTTAGGTTTAGTTGTGCTTTGCACGATATTTACTTTAAATGCCTGCAAGAAATCAGAGGAAATTTTAACACCTTCTGATACTGTAGATACTTACAGCGTGCCTCAGGGAAACAACGCTTTTGATCAAACAATTGTGAATTATTATCAGAAATACGGAACTTATATGTTATATAATTTTACAGAAAAAGATGCTTATTGGACGCCTACCGCATGGACAAAACCGACCCAACCTGCGGCAAATGCCTT
Proteins encoded:
- a CDS encoding SusC/RagA family TonB-linked outer membrane protein encodes the protein MYKFYSKKLGIVTCYINKLLLIMRLTTVLLIAGILQVSAASYAQKISLTEKNVPVQLIFKKIRTQSGYDFFFDRNLIKKANLVSINVKNADLADVLRICFEDSPLTYTIGEKTVVIKEREKTIIDKVAGYFASITVAGKVTDESGKAMVNVNVGVKNTRNSTTTNMTGSFILANVDEDAVLVFSSVGKETQEVRVKGRTKIEVTMHNRIISLDEVKVDNGYQIAKKGNLVGSTQTILAKELYLNGVNTLEQALQGKLAGVVVTNTSGLTGTKQRVRVRGTSTLSGTQEPIWVVDGIIQEDPIPFNAQTLNSNGDINSDNFDYIRTFVGNSIRWLNPMDIEDITVLKDASATAIYGIRAANGVIVITTKKGQLGPPAISYSTNFSTTEKVTYDKLNLMNSKERVGVSREIFSRGLTSSFVNSNIGYAGALNDYLYKKTITADEFNAKVSDLETANTDWFDLLFRVPISTGHNLSVSGGNGNTRYYSSFGYNNSKGTAIGNDVTGFTGNLSMTSQLSRKFNISARLSASQNKTNGFYIVDPYGYAKDVNRAIRAYTPTGELNFYPNKDGYLYNAINERNNTGNTNKVLSANASINANYQIIEGLNLQSLFSYNATATVGESYATEQSEYIARTYRSYNYGAYKAIDANYKQSKMPVGGQYNLDQNNSNAWSWRNSLSYNKVFNQKHAVSFMFGEEINSTQYTGYSNTSLGYLRDRGKSFAVLPVSTVTGTITTVNPLTTSLVPKVTDRLNNTMGLYLTSSYSYDSRYVFNMSVRNDRSNRFGQFTNEKFNPVWAGGAKWNIANEKWFTRSYWLSNLSLSGTFGYQRNIASNVSPDLIIKIPTGATSNNTDTYTGETLLTVSSLPYGDLRWEENSSMNLGLDFGLFNSKISGSFQYYSKRGRELITSLSVPSEYGVTSMLVNGGSMKNEGYEVTASFVPVRTKDFSWNVTLNTSKNTNTVTKIGPQVVSWGTAVSGTLNKVGMPVSSFYAFRFTGIDPVSGRPQIDLSVAAGADPKDPTSFMNYAGKMDPDFTSGLGMNFRYKMLTLNSSFYLQVGGKKFLSPLYTLTQNLPTEYQNLSRQLLDRWSTTNTTGSVPALPDSSIPKLLLPNGSGVGVDIYEMYNYSTDRLVSASALRCNNINLAYTLSESFVKRLKCKNINIGAGVSNPFAINSKDFKGLDAEVATGQQPRTRTYTINLNLSL
- a CDS encoding RagB/SusD family nutrient uptake outer membrane protein, giving the protein MRRFIIFCLILSTTVLGSCKKFLAEYSQDEMRPGSTEDLTALMNGDAYPYNAPIDNFDLLTDDVQSNGLAVVNNAQVSSYVTPYMNGTAIFKFDPTMFDSNNTIPPGANLYQTCYSKIKGCNVIMDYLPNVAGTEQAKNAIVGQCLFLRAYYYLKLVTTYCQPYSGLGVNPETSLGLPLVLSSEVRDGGLSRPTLKQTYDQIEKDLLQATSLLKANYVPSSPYRVGATVANALLSRFYLYRGLDSDGDKVISSANAVLAERNTLTALSTFFTPTGAFSRTGIFDPGNTEVLWIYGSNLQNDRTYFPALLTGATPPYTVSTSLSTLYEQGPGTTNYGDLRYQMYFNTYTNGGTFLYFTAKSTQNSVSGTRGFRLSEVYLNRTEALINRFIKSGNTADRTQALADLNYLRSNRYDTRNTAYSPIAITDGAALYTFYQQERRRELALEDGHRWQDIKRWRQSVTHVYKSADGASTTYTLPENSLLYALPIPFTALATNVDLVQNPR